The genomic region ACTGTTCCATCACTACTAGTACCACTACTGGATTGATCAGTTGCAGATGAACTTGATTTTGGTTGTGATTCAGTGATTGGTGACTGACTTACCTGACCTGCACTGGTACCAGTCCCGGTTGACTGAGATGAGGATTGTGATGTAGGAGTTTGTGAAGCAGGTGTACTTGAAGTTTGAGTGGTAGGAGAACTTGTTCCACCTGCTTTAGGTGGTTGAGAAGCACTACTTGGTGGAGTAGAACTACCTGTTCCACTTGCTTTAGGTTGTTGAGTACTTCCACTAGGAGAAGCAGAGGTACCTGCTCCAGATGAAGGAGTTGTCGGTTGTGATGCAGTTTTTACTGATTGACTTTGAGTGCCACTTCTGGCTGACTGGGTTGAAGATTGGCTCGATCGTGATTGACTTTGTGATGTAGGAGTAGAACCTGCTCCAGATGGTTGAGTACCTCCACTTGATCGTGTCGGTTGAATACTTTTAGAGCCACTACTTGCTGGCTGAGATGAAGATTGGCTAGATCGTGATTGCGATGAACTAGAGGCAGATTGATTTTGCGATTTAGTAGTAGAGGTTTGACCTCCAGCAGGACTAGTGCCCGCATATGGACTACCTCTACTTGACGAAGTTGGTTGAGATTCTACAGCCTTCCATTGATTTAGgaatgtaatataaaacaataaatttacgGTTATAGTCCATTTTTTCATTCATGTTAACAATGCAACAAAAATCTCATTCTTTGGTCAGACATAATAGTGGAATGGGGAACGATCGAAATTCAATTATGAATCCAAATAAATAACTTAATAACCAATTTAATTATCTTCAATGAGCCGAACTACAACGCAGGTCCCTGCAGAACTTGTACCAATCCTCATATTTTTGATTTCACGATAGAATTATTGATACTTATAGTTATTCATAGGttagataattatatattcaatatctaaaatatataacattttaattatataatattatggGAATCTAAGTGATTTAAGTGAAAGAATACTTACAGTGATTTTATCATATTCGAAACATACCTCATTTTCCCAAACATTTCGAAAACATCTTACCAATACATCAACTACATTTCGAAAGTTCTATTCAATATAGTACTACATTTTCAAAAACTCTGTTGATTTAGGCacaatttaaatcaattatacTACCTTTATTTAGATAGAACAAAGTTATCCAAAAGAAATGAGATTTTGTTAGAaaaaaaattgattaaaaattttaagaatGAGTATTAGGTGCATTATATTCTGATAAAAATGGACTAAACCAGAATATGAAGTTTTTTTAATCAAGTTACAAATTTAGtcaaaaatattagattatattacattacAAGATAACAGCTTCTAACCATTTTATATGTACTTTTTTCATCGTTCACAAATTTCATCCGTGAATTACAATCAGAATTAGTCTAATCATATCAATAGCCAGAAAATTAATGTCAAGTCTTAAGTAAATCCACATCACAgaaaagtttaaaattggATCAGTCCAAGGACAGTTAAAAGTGATTGAAACATTTACAAATTGTAAATTGTCTAGAAAcaagttaaaatttattttacataagATATTAAGTATTTAAATCTTAAACAAAATCAATAGTATCCTAAAATACTTAATAAAACAATgagataaaataattcaatttagttcagaaatatataaaaaaatttagaCAGTTAATGTTACATGGAAAAACTGAATGTAGACTTATGTGTGAAACAAACAAAGGCAATACGATAGTCTACaatcatttttttaataaaataaaattaaatttatttgaaacAAATTAGAATTTTGAAAGAAGGAAGACAATTGTGCAAATTGAAGATTTATTCTAAGATTAATTTGAAaggtaaaataataacCAATTTATAAAAGAAAACAAGAAAcgattaatatttgataaaaaatttagctttgtaaaaataaattatgaaaactattcataatttaaatggTAAAAATTTGTGGTGTTGTTAAATTTTCGTGTGTTTGGTTTCGGGAACAAAAGCGATGACGAAGATAATGATAAAGATACTAAATGAAGTAGTATTTAATGTTCAAAATCATCCGATGTCTGGTTTTAGTATCCAGTGTGTAAATTCACTTTCACGTTGGAAGATAGGTTGTCTGGTGTGTAAAATTATGACACAGTCTTGAATCATAATGCAGAGCCATAATTGGAAAATCTTGAGTATGAATTATAGGTTATTGTAGTGTGCATAAAATCCATTGTTTTCTCAATTGTGTTGCCCTAGAACAGCTTCGATCACAAATCATCAAAAGGACACACATCAAGAATTCAACGTATTTATCAATCCACCACGATCGACTAATCATACTGGATTTGAAAAGTTATCTAACTCATTGGATTCAGGGTGACAAATACTGTGTGATTTATAGTAAATCAGTCAGGTGCTCACGGGGTTTTGGGGATCATGATCCACTCTGACTTTGTGACTTAGTAGATTTCGGTTTCTCTTTGGTTCTTTAGTCTTGATTTCAGATTTTGgtttaattgttttttgCTGAGAATCAGCATTAAGTGCATAGAAACTGTTTGAAATAAGACTGAAAGAAAACAATGATATATTTCCAAACTCAGTATCGTCATGTAGTGTACTGAAACAATTGTTATACTTTATCTTACGAAAATGACACAATTGTGAAGTGAATAGcaaaatgaaaaatctACCAAGGAAACTATATATTCAGACATGGTAAGCTCAGAATCATTATCATCAAGGAACTTGAATTTCTTGATATCGCGTTTGGTATTACTGAGATTAGTCCACTTGTCATTGTTCTGATTAAGTAATAagaacatattattatccaacAGAAGTGCAAGATATTTAACATTCTTGGTAGTCTTAATCTTGACCACTGTAATACATACATTATTGGTGGATTCCCAGATGACAGATTGGGGATAAGATACCTTAGAAAATGCACTTTCGGATTCAGGAACATATATATAGAGATCATTCTCGTAGTGTACTCAAACTCATTCGTACCTTGAGTAGCATTGATATCAACAGAGACCTTCGTTCGAGAATGTTAGGAGGTGTTACAGAGGTAGTTTTAGAATGAATAACAATGGGTTCAACAACTAGGTTTGAAGGTTCAGTCTTGGACTCAACAACTGGCTCTGTGTGAGTAGAAGGTTCAGCCTTAAGAACTGTTTCATCAGAATGATCTATATAGTTTAATGAGAAACTGAATCCTGAACTGAAGAAAACCcatatagtattattattttcatcaaataGAACTATCCTTGGTCTTCCTCTATATGGATACTCAGTGCTCTTGAAAAGTACTTGATTCTTGTATCTTAGTTCAAGATATAATGTATGGACGGGATAGTAATAGCCAAATTGCCATTTCTCATAAAGTAGCATGGAGCTGTGGACATTTATGGGTTTGGCACCTGAACCATCACTTTCGTCAGAGGTCAAGATTTTCAGATTTTTCATTGACAATTTGGAACCAAATCTATGATAAGATTGTTTGCAGATCCAGTCAGgaaattcatatttaaagtattctaaattatcataAACTTCAGATATGTACCAACCTCCATTGAGTTTATAGACTGCAGTCTTGTTCTTGAAATCAAACTCAAATGTGAGAGTTTCTGTATCAAAAACAATTCTTCTAGGATATGGACCACCAGATTGTCGCTTGGAAACAGTTTGGCCACAATACATAA from Theileria annulata chromosome 1, complete sequence, *** SEQUENCING IN PROGRESS *** harbors:
- a CDS encoding SfiI-subtelomeric fragment related protein family member, putative — encoded protein: MKKWTITVNLLFYITFLNQWKAVESQPTSSSRGSPYAGTSPAGGQTSTTKSQNQSASSSSQSRSSQSSSQPASSGSKSIQPTRSSGGTQPSGAGSTPTSQSQSRSSQSSTQSARSGTQSQSVKTASQPTTPSSGAGTSASPSGSTQQPKASGTGSSTPPSSASQPPKAGGTSSPTTQTSSTPASQTPTSQSSSQSTGTGTSAGQVSQSPITESQPKSSSSATDQSSSGTSSDGTV
- a CDS encoding SfiI-subtelomeric fragment related protein family member, putative (TapBAC05a05.q1k.C.cand.2 - score = 17.54), which codes for MILCIQIPIHCYIFLKILCVLLLYDNVVVWKQSFEPYPVSIYFKSHTFHDSYDFNDSPNCYDSHDFNDSYNSYDSNDSYDYDSSTFIPRLYLNFDPYYYTYVYDGNMWVLRKDLSHCYSFKLDPSMHPKDITIVTESGGSKESTTGSEESPSSSAGYTVYDHGDGIYLYDFGNARCSEVMYCGQTVSKRQSGGPYPRRIVFDTETLTFEFDFKNKTAVYKLNGGWYISEVYDNLEYFKYEFPDWICKQSYHRFGSKLSMKNLKILTSDESDGSGAKPINVHSSMLLYEKWQFGYYYPVHTLYLELRYKNQVLFKSTEYPYRGRPRIVLFDENNNTIWVFFSSGFSFSLNYIDHSDETVLKAEPSTHTEPVVESKTEPSNLVVEPIVIHSKTTSVTPPNILERRSLLISMLLKVSYPQSVIWESTNNVCITVVKIKTTKNVKYLALLLDNNMFLLLNQNNDKWTNLSNTKRDIKKFKFLDDNDSELTMSEYIVSLVDFSFCYSLHNCVIFYNNCFSTLHDDTEFGNISLFSFSLISNSFYALNADSQQKTIKPKSEIKTKEPKRNRNLLSHKVRVDHDPQNPVST